A stretch of the Veillonella parvula DSM 2008 genome encodes the following:
- the yfbR gene encoding 5'-deoxynucleotidase, producing the protein MSSFFAFLKRMRFINRWSLMRNTEIENIQEHSLEVAMVAHNLGAIKNEYFGGNVDINKVAVIAMYHEVSEIFTGDMPTPIKYFDPKLRELYGEVETLAQEKMLSTLPDRLQSVYKPILVDAEASPEWPLVKAADIISAYMKCVKELKAGNDEFKEAHDSILAKLKNLNMPEVDMFLEIYIPALGKSLDELNYYEIK; encoded by the coding sequence ATGAGTTCATTTTTTGCATTTTTAAAACGCATGCGCTTCATCAATCGATGGAGCCTCATGCGAAATACGGAAATAGAAAATATTCAAGAACATAGCCTTGAAGTGGCTATGGTAGCGCACAACTTAGGGGCCATAAAAAATGAATACTTCGGTGGGAATGTAGATATCAATAAGGTAGCTGTCATAGCTATGTATCATGAGGTGAGCGAAATCTTTACAGGAGATATGCCGACACCAATCAAGTATTTTGATCCAAAGTTGCGGGAACTGTATGGTGAGGTTGAAACTTTGGCGCAAGAAAAAATGCTATCAACCTTGCCAGACCGGTTACAATCTGTTTATAAGCCTATACTTGTTGATGCAGAGGCTAGTCCAGAATGGCCTCTCGTTAAGGCTGCCGATATAATTTCAGCCTATATGAAATGCGTCAAAGAGCTCAAGGCAGGGAATGATGAGTTTAAAGAGGCACATGACTCTATCTTAGCTAAGTTGAAAAATCTAAATATGCCTGAGGTAGATATGTTTCTTGAAATATATATCCCTGCTCTTGGTAAGAGTTTGGATGAGTTGAACTATTACGAAATTAAATAA
- a CDS encoding (2Fe-2S)-binding protein produces MELVLNINNKNVTVNVPTDEMLLDTLRNLGYYSVRCGCDTTNCGLCTVWVDDEIILSCAYPTFRAPGHKITTLEGLQEEAELLAACIASEGADQCGFCTTGMMMSAINLKRKNPKASDDEIREYLIGNLCRCTGYESQLRGVRKFLEGGL; encoded by the coding sequence ATGGAACTCGTACTTAATATTAATAACAAAAATGTAACTGTTAATGTGCCAACTGATGAGATGTTGTTAGATACATTGCGCAATCTTGGCTATTACAGTGTCCGCTGTGGCTGTGACACCACAAACTGTGGCCTTTGCACTGTATGGGTGGATGATGAAATTATTTTGTCTTGTGCTTATCCTACATTTCGTGCGCCAGGCCATAAGATTACTACATTAGAAGGCTTACAAGAGGAAGCTGAATTATTGGCGGCTTGTATCGCAAGTGAAGGCGCAGATCAGTGTGGTTTTTGTACAACCGGCATGATGATGAGTGCTATCAATTTGAAACGCAAAAATCCAAAGGCTAGCGATGATGAAATTCGCGAATACCTTATAGGTAACTTGTGCCGCTGTACTGGTTATGAATCACAACTTCGAGGAGTTCGTAAATTCTTAGAAGGAGGCCTATAA
- a CDS encoding epoxyqueuosine reductase — protein sequence MKDINLQEICKELHIYEFGIASWPLPEQAKTILFESNPCPFTTADVEARLLGTTRFMPKSAIVCLFPYHVQHKGHANLSRYTWSTDYHLVINEYLERLIERLQIIDDSAQFSIHCDTSPLADRYMAYLAGLGFYGKNNCFISPKWGSYVVIGTILTTLELEPNAPLEQSCMGCNRCITACLGQCLGHDDFKYNTCKSYLTQKKGELTDKEEHILAKTPLVFGCDVCQEVCPHNKNIPTTPIPEFQQIEPYVNIDELEALTNKEFKAKYGHRAFSWRGKKILMRNQEIIDRKSKL from the coding sequence ATGAAAGATATAAATTTACAGGAAATTTGCAAAGAATTACATATTTATGAATTTGGAATTGCCTCATGGCCACTACCTGAACAGGCCAAAACTATTTTATTTGAAAGCAACCCATGCCCCTTTACTACGGCAGATGTAGAGGCAAGACTACTAGGAACGACTCGGTTTATGCCCAAAAGTGCCATCGTTTGTCTATTCCCGTACCATGTACAACACAAAGGCCATGCCAATCTATCGCGCTATACATGGTCAACAGATTATCACCTGGTCATTAATGAATATTTAGAACGTCTTATTGAAAGATTACAAATAATTGATGACTCGGCTCAGTTCTCCATTCATTGCGACACCTCTCCTTTAGCAGATCGGTACATGGCCTACTTGGCGGGTCTCGGCTTTTACGGAAAGAACAACTGTTTTATCAGTCCTAAGTGGGGTTCTTATGTCGTTATTGGCACAATTTTAACAACACTAGAGCTCGAGCCAAACGCCCCCCTTGAGCAGTCCTGCATGGGATGCAATCGTTGTATTACAGCGTGCTTAGGTCAATGTTTAGGTCATGACGATTTTAAATACAACACTTGTAAAAGCTACTTAACTCAGAAAAAAGGAGAACTCACCGATAAAGAGGAACATATTCTCGCTAAAACACCACTCGTATTTGGTTGTGATGTGTGCCAAGAGGTATGCCCCCACAACAAAAATATTCCAACTACGCCCATCCCAGAATTCCAACAGATAGAACCGTATGTCAATATAGACGAACTGGAAGCACTAACGAACAAAGAATTCAAAGCAAAATATGGCCATCGAGCCTTCTCGTGGCGAGGTAAAAAAATACTAATGAGAAATCAAGAGATTATAGATAGGAAAAGTAAACTATAA
- a CDS encoding xanthine dehydrogenase family protein molybdopterin-binding subunit — MMNKHIGKSYDKVDSKGILSGKPSYTGDFVPKDALVIKVLRSPHAQARIKSIDTSKAKLIPGVEAIFTYEDVPNTRFTLAGQTYPEPSAYDALILDPVVRYVGDEVALIVAKDEATALKAMPLIKVEYEVQKPVLDMHTAIDHETIVHPEDDIHNNIPVGQDYKRNICVSYHKRVGDVEAELAKCDYVAEGTYFDQATRQTTMEPFQSFGYIDALGRVVIVSSTQIVFHVRRHIARALGIPATKVRVIKPRIGGGFGSKQTACTEIMTAFVAWTLKKPCYLLYDRTEAQTCSTTRHAREWKIRVGATKDGIIKVIDMDSITAAGAHATHCFTTTTAGEHKSVPLYNKATAVHYGTEGVYTNQTPGGAFRGYGATEALWPLECAVNQLADKMGIDPAELRQKNLIAEGEQSLVYAPDEYLDSGLFQDTVNRVKEMARWDERPHSWDIDERYRGGLGMALALQGSGVANIDVASVEIRLGDDGNYTLYTGSSDMGMGSNTVLTQMACEVIGCPMEYMTVIESDTDIVPFDPGSYASSTTYVTGTAAKMAAEELRTKIIAKFAQFFETDVGNVDFDGVVATTKDGSKTMDIHQLAPKLLVGANAEQLSGFATWGSHTSPPPFMASIAEIKVDKQTGKVIPLHFYSCIDCGTVINPKLARVQVEGGVVQAIGMALYEEVRYSNSGRLETSNLMTYKIPTRQDIGELHTDFVESYEPTGGFGAKSIGEVVINTGCPAIQHAIKNAVGADLRTLPMTPEKVFMAMDEKYKV, encoded by the coding sequence ATGATGAACAAGCATATTGGTAAATCCTATGACAAAGTTGACTCAAAAGGTATTTTGTCTGGTAAACCGTCTTATACTGGCGATTTTGTTCCCAAAGATGCGCTTGTTATTAAGGTTCTTCGTAGCCCTCATGCTCAAGCGCGCATCAAATCTATTGATACATCTAAAGCTAAATTGATCCCTGGCGTAGAAGCTATTTTTACTTATGAAGATGTGCCTAATACGCGATTTACATTAGCAGGTCAAACATATCCAGAGCCATCCGCTTATGATGCGCTCATCTTGGACCCAGTAGTTCGCTATGTTGGAGACGAAGTAGCTCTCATCGTAGCAAAAGATGAGGCTACAGCGCTTAAAGCAATGCCGCTTATCAAGGTTGAATACGAAGTACAGAAACCTGTACTTGATATGCACACTGCTATCGACCATGAAACTATAGTACATCCTGAGGATGATATTCATAACAATATCCCCGTAGGTCAAGATTACAAACGCAATATTTGCGTATCCTATCACAAACGGGTAGGAGATGTGGAAGCAGAACTCGCTAAATGTGATTACGTGGCAGAAGGTACATACTTTGACCAGGCTACACGCCAAACAACGATGGAACCATTCCAAAGCTTTGGATATATAGATGCGCTAGGTCGTGTAGTTATTGTATCCTCTACGCAAATCGTATTCCATGTACGCCGTCACATCGCTCGTGCACTCGGTATTCCGGCTACAAAAGTCCGTGTAATTAAGCCTCGTATTGGAGGTGGCTTCGGTTCTAAACAAACAGCTTGTACAGAAATTATGACAGCTTTCGTAGCGTGGACATTGAAAAAACCTTGTTATCTTTTATACGATCGTACAGAAGCACAAACTTGCTCCACTACACGTCATGCTCGTGAATGGAAAATTCGTGTAGGTGCTACAAAAGATGGCATTATTAAAGTTATTGATATGGACTCCATCACAGCCGCTGGGGCACATGCAACTCATTGCTTCACTACTACTACGGCTGGTGAACATAAATCTGTGCCTTTGTACAACAAAGCTACTGCTGTTCATTATGGTACAGAGGGGGTGTATACTAACCAAACTCCAGGTGGTGCTTTCCGTGGGTACGGTGCAACAGAAGCTTTGTGGCCATTAGAATGTGCTGTTAACCAATTGGCTGACAAGATGGGGATTGATCCAGCTGAACTACGTCAGAAGAACTTAATAGCGGAAGGTGAACAAAGCTTAGTATATGCTCCAGATGAATATCTTGATTCTGGTCTTTTCCAAGATACTGTAAATCGTGTAAAAGAAATGGCTCGTTGGGATGAACGCCCTCATTCTTGGGACATCGATGAGCGCTATCGCGGTGGACTTGGCATGGCTTTAGCATTACAAGGCTCTGGTGTCGCAAATATCGACGTAGCATCTGTTGAAATCCGACTTGGTGACGATGGCAATTATACATTGTATACTGGGTCTTCTGATATGGGCATGGGGTCTAATACCGTATTGACGCAAATGGCCTGTGAAGTAATAGGTTGTCCTATGGAATATATGACTGTTATTGAATCAGATACAGATATCGTACCATTCGATCCAGGGTCCTACGCATCTAGTACAACCTATGTAACGGGTACTGCTGCTAAGATGGCTGCAGAAGAATTACGCACTAAGATTATTGCTAAATTTGCTCAATTCTTTGAAACCGATGTTGGAAACGTTGACTTTGATGGCGTTGTAGCTACGACAAAAGATGGCTCCAAAACAATGGATATCCATCAACTGGCACCAAAATTATTAGTTGGTGCTAATGCAGAGCAATTGTCTGGTTTCGCTACATGGGGTAGTCATACATCCCCACCTCCATTCATGGCATCTATTGCTGAGATAAAAGTAGATAAACAAACTGGTAAGGTTATTCCTCTTCATTTCTACTCTTGTATCGATTGCGGTACTGTTATCAACCCTAAATTGGCTCGCGTTCAAGTTGAGGGTGGTGTAGTACAAGCTATCGGGATGGCCTTATATGAAGAGGTACGTTACTCTAATAGTGGTCGCTTAGAAACAAGTAACCTTATGACTTATAAAATTCCAACCCGTCAAGATATCGGTGAGTTACATACAGACTTCGTAGAATCTTATGAACCTACAGGCGGCTTTGGTGCTAAATCTATTGGTGAAGTTGTTATCAACACTGGTTGTCCTGCTATCCAACATGCCATTAAAAATGCAGTTGGTGCGGATCTTCGTACATTACCTATGACACCTGAGAAGGTATTTATGGCTATGGACGAGAAATATAAAGTATAG
- the yqeB gene encoding selenium-dependent molybdenum cofactor biosynthesis protein YqeB, whose protein sequence is MKPLVLMRGGGDIASGAVYRLRRAGYPVVISEIAIPTMIRREVCYGNAVHRGEMILERFVARHVSIGEVKDTLAQEIIPVVTSSYEELLDTLKPEIVVDAILSKKNLGTKRDDAELVIGVGPGFTAGEDVDVVIETMRGHSLGRCIYDGPAQPNTGIPGNVGGYTHERVIHSPKAGLFTAKRHIGDSVQANEVIGYVDEEPVRAKITGILRGILKSGLIVSDHFKLADVDARCEESHCYSISDKSLAVGGGVLEAVTAWDYERNLDGNNL, encoded by the coding sequence ATGAAACCATTGGTACTTATGCGTGGAGGTGGAGACATCGCTTCCGGTGCTGTATATAGATTGAGACGGGCGGGCTATCCCGTTGTAATTAGTGAAATAGCGATTCCTACCATGATTCGCCGCGAAGTATGTTACGGTAATGCGGTTCATCGTGGAGAAATGATTTTGGAACGTTTTGTTGCTCGTCATGTGTCTATTGGTGAAGTGAAGGATACATTGGCACAGGAAATCATTCCCGTTGTCACTAGCTCATATGAGGAATTATTGGACACTTTAAAACCAGAGATTGTAGTCGATGCTATTTTGAGTAAAAAGAATCTTGGAACAAAACGAGATGATGCAGAGCTCGTTATAGGTGTTGGCCCTGGATTTACTGCTGGAGAAGATGTAGATGTGGTCATTGAAACGATGCGTGGCCATTCATTAGGTCGCTGTATCTATGATGGGCCGGCTCAACCTAATACAGGTATCCCTGGAAATGTAGGTGGCTACACTCATGAGCGCGTTATCCATTCTCCAAAGGCTGGACTATTTACAGCAAAACGGCATATTGGGGATTCTGTACAAGCCAATGAGGTGATTGGTTATGTTGATGAAGAACCAGTCCGAGCTAAAATTACAGGCATTCTACGAGGAATTTTAAAAAGTGGGCTCATCGTATCAGATCATTTTAAGTTGGCTGATGTGGATGCTCGTTGTGAAGAGTCTCATTGTTATAGTATTTCAGATAAATCTCTAGCTGTTGGTGGTGGCGTTTTAGAGGCTGTTACCGCTTGGGATTATGAAAGGAATCTAGATGGAAACAATTTATGA
- a CDS encoding nucleotidyltransferase family protein, protein MTIMKANCDTAFIPMRDPIDRRPLHIGIVLLVGGQSKRMGCNKQLLPWRGKTVLDAVCGALQCGWGGQVVSTMSCKLPFVAVTGDDHEKLESIVTSYGFEAIRNDHPELGQGVSIALGVHHLVNTAPIPLDGILCSVGDQPLLTSAVVHEVISAFSDNFHPKTIVVPHYGANCHSGNPVLFGSHWFDFLQQIQGDQGGKTIIRGEGQAHVVKLWISDDVGDDIDTPDDFERLKHRESEAL, encoded by the coding sequence ATGACTATTATGAAAGCAAATTGTGATACCGCTTTTATTCCCATGAGAGACCCCATAGACCGTCGTCCTTTGCATATTGGCATTGTCCTCCTTGTGGGAGGGCAATCCAAGCGCATGGGATGTAATAAGCAACTCTTACCATGGCGTGGTAAGACTGTTCTAGATGCGGTCTGTGGGGCTCTTCAATGTGGATGGGGTGGACAGGTAGTTTCAACTATGTCCTGTAAACTACCTTTTGTGGCGGTTACTGGTGATGATCATGAGAAACTAGAATCTATTGTCACAAGCTATGGTTTTGAGGCGATTCGAAATGACCATCCTGAACTGGGGCAAGGAGTATCCATAGCGTTGGGAGTACATCATTTGGTGAATACGGCGCCCATACCGCTAGACGGTATTCTCTGTTCAGTAGGGGATCAACCACTTCTGACGAGTGCTGTTGTACATGAGGTCATTAGTGCATTTAGTGATAACTTTCATCCGAAAACTATCGTTGTTCCACATTATGGGGCGAATTGTCATTCGGGAAATCCCGTTCTCTTTGGTTCCCATTGGTTTGATTTTTTACAACAGATTCAAGGGGATCAAGGCGGTAAGACCATTATTCGTGGTGAGGGTCAAGCCCATGTCGTGAAATTATGGATTAGTGATGATGTTGGCGACGATATTGACACACCCGATGATTTTGAGCGTTTGAAACATCGTGAAAGTGAGGCATTATGA
- a CDS encoding adenosylcobinamide amidohydrolase: MFKNLYEAPQELATGGYVTRELHSVTVHFDDIHYSLSSGQLNGGYHHTLAVRNQQLTYQIETEKDLPGGSVADYLAQEFEHIDTPVHFSTALLTSATMHLHAYAKVEEHDTIVETIVTAGYEKTAHRAGTGYCYEERDGDFIVPGTINILVFTNKALTDSAMVKAIMTITEAKTAALQDWNVESVRLHPFINEDIPDAITKERKTSATGTSTDGIVLTIDTNGDILTDAGSFSLFGDTLAKAVYVGVQRALENAIGAE; the protein is encoded by the coding sequence ATGTTCAAAAATCTATACGAAGCACCCCAAGAACTCGCTACTGGAGGCTATGTAACTAGAGAGTTACACTCCGTCACGGTACACTTTGACGATATCCACTATTCTCTTTCGAGCGGACAATTAAATGGTGGCTATCACCATACTCTAGCCGTACGTAATCAACAGCTAACATATCAAATCGAAACAGAAAAAGATTTACCCGGTGGCTCTGTAGCCGATTATTTAGCTCAAGAATTTGAGCACATTGATACACCTGTTCATTTTAGTACAGCCCTCCTCACGTCTGCCACAATGCATCTACACGCCTATGCCAAAGTCGAAGAACATGATACTATCGTAGAAACTATCGTGACTGCAGGCTATGAAAAAACGGCACATCGCGCAGGTACAGGTTATTGTTATGAAGAGCGTGATGGAGACTTCATAGTACCAGGCACAATTAATATCCTCGTATTTACAAATAAAGCTTTAACAGATAGCGCTATGGTAAAAGCTATCATGACGATTACCGAGGCTAAAACCGCAGCCCTACAAGATTGGAATGTTGAAAGCGTACGCCTCCATCCGTTTATTAACGAAGACATTCCTGACGCAATTACGAAAGAACGCAAAACATCTGCCACAGGTACCTCTACAGATGGTATCGTTCTCACCATCGATACAAATGGAGATATCTTAACCGATGCTGGCTCCTTCTCACTATTTGGAGACACTTTAGCCAAGGCCGTCTATGTAGGCGTACAAAGAGCACTAGAAAATGCTATTGGAGCTGAATAA
- a CDS encoding FAD binding domain-containing protein yields the protein MLAFMKVLQPKTVEEAYELATKNKTAPMLAGGCWLRLGRRTWPSVIDMASLDLRYVREEDKEFVIGAMATQGDVERFEPLQQFCGGAVVKGVKEILGIQFRNIATMGGSVASKFGFSDIIPALLAVHADIVTFKGGRMSMQDYMTYRERDILVEIRIPKVDVPVAVEALRISRGDFPLLTGALRHDEKGVELYIGTRPGTPQLAEKASALLSERGLSAAKEAAQLASEELVYQSNSHASKEYRMEMVKAMVQRLAKEVAQ from the coding sequence ATGTTAGCATTTATGAAAGTATTACAACCGAAGACGGTGGAAGAGGCTTATGAATTAGCCACAAAGAACAAAACTGCTCCTATGCTAGCGGGAGGCTGTTGGCTGCGTCTAGGACGACGTACTTGGCCATCAGTGATTGATATGGCGAGTCTTGATTTGCGTTATGTTCGTGAAGAAGATAAGGAGTTTGTAATTGGCGCTATGGCGACACAAGGAGATGTGGAACGTTTTGAGCCTTTACAACAATTCTGCGGCGGTGCCGTAGTTAAAGGTGTTAAGGAGATTCTTGGCATTCAATTTAGAAATATTGCTACCATGGGCGGTTCTGTAGCAAGTAAATTTGGCTTCTCTGATATCATCCCTGCGCTATTGGCCGTGCATGCAGACATCGTTACCTTTAAAGGTGGGCGTATGTCCATGCAAGACTATATGACATATAGAGAACGTGATATTCTCGTGGAGATTCGCATCCCTAAAGTAGATGTACCTGTAGCTGTTGAAGCTCTTCGCATCTCTCGTGGCGACTTCCCATTATTGACAGGTGCTCTTCGCCATGACGAAAAAGGCGTTGAATTATACATCGGCACAAGACCTGGTACACCTCAATTAGCAGAAAAAGCAAGTGCTTTGCTTTCAGAAAGAGGATTATCTGCCGCAAAAGAGGCAGCTCAATTGGCATCTGAAGAACTGGTTTATCAATCTAACTCTCATGCGTCCAAAGAATATCGTATGGAGATGGTAAAAGCAATGGTTCAACGCTTAGCTAAGGAGGTGGCACAATAA
- a CDS encoding mechanosensitive ion channel family protein — translation MANFLSAVSEFLFKDANILIQMRDWFFAQAGNILLALILFWIGRYAIKWVKAFAVRIMTKASYDSAAMSFITQIINYALLVGLVLICLNQIGVPTTSFIAAFGAFGLGIGLSLQNNLSNLASGLLILIFKPFRAGHVIQVGDVVGSVKSIQFMYTVITTKDQKNVYIPNSLLTSQAVTNIVYTSERVIPFTFDIGYNNDHHEAIKILKNIFAADKRVLNPKNMEIGISEFGDNSVRIAAYARVKSKDFLAVQYGIMSDVKDAFDKYGIDIPYPQRVVYIQNDPQHVVYIQNVDTSTGEIKGTKKKATTTNVEIDNSLES, via the coding sequence ATGGCTAATTTCTTAAGTGCTGTTTCTGAATTTCTTTTTAAAGACGCTAATATATTAATTCAAATGAGGGACTGGTTCTTTGCACAAGCTGGAAATATCTTATTAGCGTTAATTTTATTTTGGATAGGGCGATATGCTATTAAATGGGTAAAAGCTTTTGCTGTTCGCATTATGACAAAAGCTTCCTATGACTCAGCAGCAATGAGCTTTATCACTCAAATTATTAATTACGCCTTGCTAGTAGGGTTAGTATTGATTTGCTTAAACCAAATTGGTGTTCCTACAACATCTTTTATAGCTGCTTTTGGTGCTTTTGGTTTAGGTATTGGTCTCTCCTTACAGAATAACCTTTCTAATTTAGCATCTGGTTTATTAATTCTTATCTTCAAGCCTTTTAGAGCGGGTCACGTTATTCAGGTAGGTGATGTAGTCGGCAGTGTTAAATCAATCCAATTTATGTATACAGTTATTACTACAAAAGATCAAAAGAATGTATACATACCTAATTCTCTTCTTACATCCCAAGCTGTAACTAACATTGTTTATACTTCAGAACGCGTTATCCCATTTACGTTTGACATTGGTTATAATAATGATCATCATGAAGCAATAAAAATCTTAAAAAATATTTTTGCAGCAGATAAACGTGTCCTTAATCCGAAGAATATGGAAATAGGTATCTCTGAATTTGGAGACAATTCTGTACGAATCGCCGCTTATGCTCGTGTTAAGTCGAAGGATTTCCTCGCTGTTCAATACGGCATTATGTCTGATGTAAAAGATGCTTTTGATAAATATGGCATCGACATTCCATATCCTCAGCGTGTAGTATATATTCAAAATGATCCTCAACATGTAGTATATATTCAAAATGTAGATACATCGACAGGTGAAATTAAAGGGACAAAGAAAAAAGCAACTACTACAAATGTAGAAATAGATAATAGTCTTGAAAGTTAG
- a CDS encoding D-alanyl-D-alanine carboxypeptidase family protein, with protein MTLLTTNIHIFYKKLVLAITFIGIVFIGAGVAQAAYITPPSTIGEAVVLIDADTKEILFAKNPDKWMHPASTTKMVTLLTALELKGTQLDELATISSYATSMEESNLGVRVGDQITLEGVLEGMMVASGNDAAVVVAENVSGSVDKFAKDMTRIAAKAGAKNSVFLNPHGLTQKGHHSTARDLAMIAAYGMKYQMFRDKVANDYYKVPYQNRAPETIRTTNHFIRNKYPGANGLKTGFTNAAGECLIASATRKGHTMIVVMLNDDNRWEEAVQFLDYGFKLRGVI; from the coding sequence ATGACACTTTTAACGACGAATATTCATATATTTTATAAGAAATTGGTATTGGCCATAACTTTTATAGGAATCGTATTTATAGGTGCTGGTGTTGCTCAAGCTGCATACATTACACCTCCTTCTACTATTGGTGAGGCCGTAGTCCTTATTGATGCAGATACAAAAGAAATTTTATTTGCAAAGAATCCAGATAAGTGGATGCATCCAGCTAGTACTACGAAAATGGTTACCTTGTTAACTGCTTTAGAACTAAAGGGAACACAGCTTGATGAATTAGCTACGATAAGTAGCTATGCAACGAGCATGGAAGAATCAAACCTAGGGGTTCGCGTAGGCGATCAGATTACATTGGAAGGTGTTCTTGAAGGTATGATGGTTGCTAGTGGCAATGATGCGGCCGTTGTAGTAGCCGAAAATGTAAGCGGTTCTGTAGATAAATTTGCTAAGGATATGACTCGTATTGCTGCAAAAGCGGGTGCAAAGAATAGTGTGTTCTTGAATCCTCATGGATTAACACAAAAGGGTCACCATTCTACGGCTCGTGATTTAGCGATGATTGCAGCGTACGGCATGAAATACCAAATGTTCCGTGACAAGGTTGCTAATGATTATTACAAGGTGCCGTATCAAAACCGTGCACCAGAAACAATTCGTACTACAAACCATTTTATTCGCAATAAATATCCAGGTGCGAATGGCTTGAAAACAGGTTTTACAAACGCAGCAGGAGAATGTTTGATTGCGTCTGCCACACGGAAGGGCCATACTATGATTGTAGTTATGCTTAATGATGATAATCGTTGGGAAGAAGCTGTACAATTCCTTGATTATGGATTTAAACTCCGTGGGGTAATTTAA
- the yqeC gene encoding selenium cofactor biosynthesis protein YqeC, whose product MTSQTSYWNRLIQPGIVALVGAGGKTTVLSKLVEYGRLKGQPIVVTTTTRLYESQVAHYEPIYTRNINEADEYCTDRLLRGYCGAWFAGITGTKVDSLDCDLIDGLAKLHPNWQIVVEADGAKEKWLKAPKTTEPVIPSLTKTTIGLVNLQMLGAPLDDEHVHNIELVQDIVKRDMGAIVTPRMLADLVLHKQGLFQYSKGKKILFCTGYETVQHRIIDDFIDHIVDSDITAIILADGYKASCEIRRIIQCR is encoded by the coding sequence ATGACATCACAAACATCCTATTGGAATCGATTGATTCAGCCGGGAATCGTTGCTCTTGTTGGGGCAGGCGGTAAAACGACTGTGCTTTCAAAACTAGTAGAATATGGACGGCTGAAAGGTCAGCCCATCGTAGTTACGACTACGACTCGACTCTATGAATCTCAGGTCGCTCATTATGAACCGATTTATACTCGAAATATTAATGAAGCCGATGAGTATTGTACCGACCGTCTTTTACGTGGCTATTGTGGTGCGTGGTTCGCTGGAATTACAGGAACAAAGGTAGACTCCTTAGATTGTGATCTTATCGATGGTTTAGCCAAGTTACATCCAAATTGGCAAATTGTTGTAGAAGCAGATGGAGCGAAGGAAAAATGGCTCAAGGCGCCTAAGACGACTGAGCCTGTCATTCCATCTCTTACAAAGACTACGATTGGTCTCGTAAATCTACAAATGCTAGGGGCCCCATTAGATGATGAGCACGTACATAATATCGAGCTCGTTCAAGATATCGTAAAACGCGATATGGGGGCTATTGTAACTCCGCGTATGTTGGCTGATCTTGTTTTGCATAAACAAGGTTTATTCCAATATAGTAAAGGCAAGAAAATATTGTTCTGTACTGGTTATGAAACAGTGCAACATCGCATTATCGATGATTTTATTGATCATATTGTTGATAGCGATATTACGGCTATCATTTTGGCTGATGGATATAAAGCAAGTTGTGAAATCCGTCGCATTATTCAATGTCGGTAG